The following DNA comes from Synechococcus sp. CC9616.
GCCATGGCCGATCTGCAACCCACCTTTCAGCAGGCGATGGAGATCACGGCTGCCTGGCTGCAGCAGTGGGACAACGAGGAGATCAGTGATGAAGTGCTGGCCGACCGCATCGGCGAGATGGTGGCCAGCCGGGATGGAGCTCGCGGCTTCTTTGTGGTGAGCCTGGCAGGAGAGAGCGCTTTGATGGATCGCCTGCCCGATCCGGTGGTTGGTCAGCTGCGCGCCGCTGCAGAAGGGGTGGTCGATCTCAGTGTGCGCAACCTGGCGATGAGCTCCGCCATGGCACTGCAGCATCAACGCTCCGGTGATCAGGCGCAGCAGGCGGGCTCAGAGCAAGTGAGCGCGCGCTGCACCGAATTGCTGCGTCTGCTGGAACCGGATCTCGTCAAGCAGCGGCTCGAACAGCTCCTGGAAGGCTGCGACAACCGAGGGGACGATGTCGCCTTTCTGAAGCGATGGGGGTACGACGATGAACAGAAGCGTGCGATCAGCGCTAGCGCCCTTGCTGTGGCTGATCACTGAAACCCTCAGAAGGTGATGTTCATCTGAAGGCCCAGCACAAGGGGGTCGTCCACCTTGCCCTGCCCCATCGGATTGAAGACGTACTGAAGATTGGGCTGAATCGAGGCACTGTTACCCAGCATCGCCTGATTTCCCAGCTTCAGCACCGATGCCCAGATCGGC
Coding sequences within:
- a CDS encoding carbohydrate porin codes for the protein MQLKLRDPEFVAGGWVGKGVIRSRPFDAVVVGLSNANWSRAIPNGPIWASVLKLGNQAMLGNSASIQPNLQYVFNPMGQGKVDDPLVLGLQMNITF